One stretch of Caloenas nicobarica isolate bCalNic1 chromosome 26, bCalNic1.hap1, whole genome shotgun sequence DNA includes these proteins:
- the PAFAH1B2 gene encoding platelet-activating factor acetylhydrolase IB subunit alpha2, whose product MESRVEPQPPNRMSQGDSNPAAVPHAAEDVQGDGRWMSQHNRFVSDCKDKEPDVLFVGDSMVQLLQQYEIWRELFSPLHALNFGIDGDTTGHVLWRLKNGELENIKPKVIVVWVGTNNHGNTAEEVAGGIEAIVRLINTQQPQAKVIVLGLLPRGEKPNPLRQKNAKVNHLLKASLPRLPNVQLLDVDAGFVHSDGTISYHDMFDFLHLTGGGYAKICKPLHELIMQLLEETPEEKRAALA is encoded by the exons ATGGAGTCGCGGGTGGAACCGCAGCCGCC GAACAGGATGAGCCAGGGAGACTCCAACCCCGCCGCGGTTCCCCACGCCGCCGAGGACGTGCAGGGGGACGGCAGGTGGATGTCGCAG CACAACAGGTTTGTCTCGGACTGCAAAGACAAGGAGCCCGATGTGCTGTTCGTGGGCGACTCCatggtgcagctgctgcagcagtacGAG ATCTGGCGAGAGCTCTTCTCACCGCTTCACGCGTTGAATTTTGGGATCGATGGGGACACCACAGGACACGTTCTATGGAGACTGAAGAATGGGGAACTGGAGAACATTAAACCGAAG GTCATcgttgtttgggttggaacaAATAATCACGGAAACACAGCAGAAGAAGTGGCAGGTGGAATCGAGGCTATCGTGCGCCTGATAAACACCCAGCAGCCACAGGCCAAAGTGATTGTGCTG GGCCTGCTACCTCGTGGAGAGAAGCCCAACCCGCTGCGGCAGAAGAACGCCAAGGTGAACCACCTGCTCAAAGCCTCGCTCCCCAGACTGCCCAACGTGCAGCTGCTGGACGTGGACGCCGGCTTCGTGCACTCCGACGGCACCATCTCGTACCACGACATGTTTGATTTCCTGCACCTGACGGGCGGGGGCTACGCCAAGATCTGCAAACCGCTCCACGAACTGAtcatgcagctgctggaggagaccCCCGAGGAGAAGCGAGCTGCCCTGGCCTGA